A region of Nostoc sp. 'Peltigera membranacea cyanobiont' N6 DNA encodes the following proteins:
- the hemF gene encoding oxygen-dependent coproporphyrinogen oxidase, with protein sequence MLTNSQTPTLAAESSKSLPAPDAQTRVSQFMKQLQDEITESLAKLDGVAKFHEDSWERPEGGGGRSRVLREGAIFEQAGVNFSEVWGSHLPASILAQRPEAAGHGFYATGTSMVLHPHNPYVPTVHLNYRYFEAGPVWWFGGGLDLTPYYPFAEDAAHLHKTLKQACDKHHPDYYSVFKPWCDEYFYLKHRDETRGVGGLFFDYQDGQGALYRGPNPNGDAAMHSNQVGTPETRNWEDLFAFVQDCGRAFLPAYLPIVERRHGIEYGDRQRNFQLYRRGRYVEFNLVYDRGTIFGLQTNGRTESILMSLPPLVRWEYGYQPEPNTPEAELYETFLKPQDWINWTPS encoded by the coding sequence ATGTTGACCAACTCGCAAACACCAACTCTAGCAGCAGAATCATCCAAGTCCTTGCCAGCACCTGACGCTCAGACTAGAGTCAGTCAGTTTATGAAACAACTGCAAGACGAAATTACCGAATCATTGGCAAAACTAGATGGTGTGGCTAAGTTTCATGAAGATAGTTGGGAACGCCCTGAAGGGGGTGGAGGGCGATCGCGCGTGCTGCGAGAAGGTGCAATATTTGAACAAGCAGGTGTGAATTTTTCTGAAGTTTGGGGTTCCCATTTGCCAGCCTCAATTTTGGCTCAACGCCCTGAAGCCGCAGGACATGGCTTTTATGCCACGGGAACTTCAATGGTGTTACACCCACATAATCCTTACGTGCCCACAGTTCATTTAAATTATCGCTACTTTGAAGCGGGGCCAGTTTGGTGGTTTGGTGGTGGTCTTGACTTGACACCTTATTACCCTTTTGCTGAAGATGCGGCACATCTACACAAAACATTAAAACAGGCTTGTGACAAACACCACCCAGACTATTACTCGGTGTTTAAGCCCTGGTGCGATGAATATTTCTACCTTAAGCATCGTGATGAGACACGAGGCGTAGGTGGTCTATTTTTTGATTACCAAGATGGCCAAGGTGCTTTATATCGCGGGCCAAATCCCAATGGAGACGCGGCTATGCATAGCAATCAAGTGGGAACCCCAGAAACCCGTAATTGGGAAGATTTGTTTGCCTTTGTCCAAGACTGTGGCAGAGCATTTTTACCAGCCTACCTACCCATTGTAGAACGGCGACATGGGATAGAGTATGGCGATCGCCAACGGAATTTTCAACTCTACCGCCGGGGAAGGTATGTAGAATTTAACTTGGTTTATGACAGAGGTACTATTTTTGGTCTGCAAACCAACGGACGTACCGAATCAATTCTCATGTCCCTACCGCCCTTAGTGCGCTGGGAATATGGCTATCAACCGGAACCCAATACCCCTGAAGCCGAGTTGTATGAAACCTTTCTCAAGCCTCAAGATTGGATCAACTGGACACCCAGTTAA
- a CDS encoding chromophore lyase CpcT/CpeT, with protein MNFSPQLIALGEYLAGEFDNQEQAIGEPVWYVHLRMWQRPVNLFTEDSITLFAEQANAINLDKPYRQRIMRLRQGSNSDTSLEVQYYMLQDPDALRGAGNNPALLNTLTSEQLDLLPGCILTVAQETLAGDRYKFNATPQPESRCSFTYLGNSAYVSLGFEATAAEFHSYDKGIDPATGKATWGAIMGPYRYTKRNQYKIR; from the coding sequence ATGAACTTCTCGCCACAGTTAATTGCTTTAGGTGAGTACCTAGCAGGTGAATTTGATAATCAGGAACAAGCTATAGGCGAACCAGTTTGGTATGTCCATCTCCGAATGTGGCAAAGACCAGTGAATTTGTTCACAGAAGATAGCATCACCCTGTTTGCCGAACAAGCTAACGCGATTAACCTAGATAAACCTTACCGCCAGAGAATTATGCGGTTGCGTCAGGGTAGCAACTCTGACACATCTCTGGAAGTACAATATTACATGCTTCAAGATCCAGATGCATTAAGAGGTGCAGGCAATAACCCTGCTCTGTTAAACACACTGACATCCGAACAATTAGATTTACTACCAGGTTGTATCCTAACAGTAGCTCAGGAAACACTAGCTGGCGATCGCTATAAGTTTAACGCTACCCCACAACCAGAGAGTCGTTGCAGCTTTACCTATCTTGGCAATAGCGCCTATGTTTCCTTGGGTTTTGAAGCTACTGCGGCAGAATTCCACAGCTATGACAAAGGAATCGATCCAGCAACTGGAAAAGCAACTTGGGGAGCGATTATGGGCCCTTATCGCTACACCAAGCGAAATCAGTATAAAATAAGATAA
- a CDS encoding phage holin family protein — protein MNIVTLLIVWLVTAISLLIISKLPLGVEIDTPGKAFLSAAVLGIVTAIVRPILNLIFAVPNLLTLDLLSSIFTFMIAVVCFSIAAWLVEGFRLRYGIWSAVIGAFTLTIINSLIYKLLGV, from the coding sequence ATGAATATCGTTACGCTTTTAATTGTTTGGCTAGTAACAGCTATCAGCCTGTTGATAATTAGTAAATTACCTTTAGGAGTTGAAATTGATACTCCTGGTAAAGCCTTCCTTTCTGCCGCAGTGCTTGGTATCGTGACGGCAATAGTCAGACCGATTTTAAACCTCATTTTTGCAGTCCCCAATTTACTCACATTGGACTTACTATCAAGCATTTTCACATTTATGATTGCCGTAGTTTGTTTTAGTATTGCGGCTTGGTTAGTTGAGGGATTTCGCTTACGTTATGGGATTTGGAGTGCTGTTATTGGGGCATTTACGCTGACTATAATTAACAGCTTAATCTACAAATTATTGGGTGTTTAA
- a CDS encoding Mrp/NBP35 family ATP-binding protein, which translates to MYDVLDSRSVLEILRPVEDPELRKSLVELNMIRNVKIEDGKVSFTLVLTTPACPLREFIVEDCQKAVKKLPGVTDVSIEVTAETPQQKSLPDRTGISGVKNIIAVSSGKGGVGKSTVAVNVAVALAQTGAKVGLLDADIYGPNDPTMLGLADAQITVRSTETGDILEPAFNHGVKLVSMGFLIDRDQPVIWRGPMLNGVIRQFLYQVQWGELDYLIVDMPPGTGDAQLTLTQAVPMAGAVIVTTPQNVALLDSRKGLRMFQQMNVPVLGIVENMSYFIPPDQPDKQYDIFGSGGGSKTATELGVPLLGCVPLEISTRVGGDSGVPIVVGDPDSASAKALTAIALTIAGKVSVAALT; encoded by the coding sequence ATGTACGATGTCCTCGATTCTCGCTCTGTCTTAGAAATTTTGCGACCAGTGGAAGATCCAGAACTCCGCAAAAGTCTGGTGGAACTGAATATGATTCGTAACGTCAAAATTGAGGATGGTAAGGTTAGTTTCACTTTGGTGTTGACCACTCCTGCTTGTCCTTTACGTGAATTTATCGTTGAAGACTGTCAGAAAGCTGTCAAAAAGCTACCAGGTGTTACAGATGTCAGTATAGAAGTAACCGCAGAAACACCGCAACAAAAAAGTTTGCCAGACCGCACTGGTATTTCTGGTGTCAAAAATATTATTGCTGTTTCCAGCGGTAAAGGTGGCGTTGGTAAAAGTACGGTGGCGGTAAATGTTGCAGTGGCTCTAGCTCAAACTGGAGCGAAAGTCGGTTTGTTAGATGCTGATATTTACGGCCCCAATGACCCCACTATGCTGGGTCTGGCTGATGCTCAAATTACTGTGCGTTCCACTGAAACAGGTGACATCCTAGAACCTGCTTTTAATCACGGTGTCAAATTAGTTTCAATGGGCTTTTTGATTGACCGAGATCAACCAGTAATTTGGCGGGGGCCTATGCTCAATGGTGTAATTCGCCAGTTTCTTTATCAAGTGCAATGGGGAGAATTAGATTATTTAATTGTAGATATGCCACCGGGAACCGGAGATGCTCAGTTAACTTTGACTCAAGCAGTGCCAATGGCAGGGGCGGTAATTGTCACCACGCCGCAAAATGTAGCCCTGTTAGATTCTCGCAAGGGATTGCGGATGTTCCAGCAGATGAATGTCCCGGTATTGGGAATTGTGGAAAATATGAGCTATTTTATCCCCCCCGACCAACCTGATAAGCAATATGACATCTTTGGTTCTGGTGGTGGCTCTAAAACAGCCACCGAATTAGGAGTGCCACTGTTGGGGTGCGTACCACTAGAAATTTCCACACGAGTTGGTGGTGACAGTGGTGTGCCCATAGTTGTTGGCGATCCAGATTCAGCTTCGGCAAAAGCATTAACCGCGATCGCTCTTACGATTGCTGGTAAAGTATCAGTTGCGGCCCTGACATAA
- a CDS encoding polyketide cyclase / dehydrase and lipid transport, with the protein MQDWLSKFIHRKRRRFCASLVRTYREISSASVDELWQKVADLTDVSWHPLLKSTNVPYGLVPKPGLIFHAVTRFSPIPIRIFVERVNPKEMLSIRVLAIPGIEERITYQVESTVCGTCLSYSVTLRGWLSPLIWSLSRPYVDRVARSLIEAVEKTALPTVSSKKKSINDSCFDF; encoded by the coding sequence ATGCAAGATTGGTTATCCAAATTCATCCACCGCAAACGTCGTCGGTTTTGCGCTTCTCTGGTGCGGACGTATCGAGAGATAAGTTCTGCTTCTGTAGATGAATTGTGGCAAAAAGTCGCTGACTTAACAGATGTTTCTTGGCATCCACTACTTAAGAGTACTAACGTACCCTACGGATTAGTACCCAAACCAGGATTGATTTTTCACGCAGTAACGCGCTTTTCACCGATTCCTATCCGTATCTTTGTGGAGCGCGTCAATCCTAAAGAGATGCTGAGTATCCGAGTGCTGGCGATTCCTGGGATAGAGGAACGGATAACTTATCAAGTAGAATCAACGGTTTGTGGTACTTGTTTGTCTTATTCTGTAACACTCCGCGGATGGTTATCCCCCTTAATTTGGTCTTTATCCCGTCCTTATGTAGACCGCGTAGCACGGTCTTTAATCGAGGCAGTGGAAAAGACGGCATTGCCTACGGTATCTAGTAAGAAAAAATCCATTAATGACAGTTGTTTTGATTTTTAG
- a CDS encoding STAS domain-containing protein: MIQIDQKTYTTQDGNTVIVLTPAGRLDITTAWQFRLKLQECISKLSRHVVVNLAQVNFIDSSGLTSLVAGMRDADKVKGSFRICNVHPEAKLVFEVTMMDTVFEIFETEEEALEGVPRSIAS; this comes from the coding sequence GTGATTCAGATAGACCAAAAAACTTATACAACCCAAGACGGAAATACCGTTATTGTCCTGACACCAGCAGGTCGTCTAGACATTACCACCGCTTGGCAATTTCGCCTGAAATTACAAGAGTGTATTTCTAAACTCAGCCGCCATGTAGTCGTGAATCTGGCTCAGGTAAATTTTATTGATAGTTCTGGTCTAACGTCTTTGGTAGCGGGGATGCGCGATGCTGATAAAGTCAAGGGCAGTTTCCGCATTTGCAATGTACATCCAGAAGCCAAACTCGTGTTTGAAGTGACGATGATGGATACTGTCTTTGAAATCTTTGAAACAGAAGAGGAAGCTCTAGAAGGCGTACCTCGTAGCATCGCTAGCTAA
- a CDS encoding ExbD/TolR family protein — MKVNLHTPIEEVQIQIIPLIDVVFCILTFFLLAALQFTRQQAINVDLPKASPSTVSGITSQGGSLIVTIDAVGNTYIEKQPVKRDDLGARLKQYLQANPSAVVVLNASRTATYNDVIETLDLLRQVGGDRVSLGIIPGPSQLPTNSLNQPNIPSFPINPGTGTVPGINPEGNLSPKFPLAPNSVPLPGLSQPPTGQGISPINPGISNPPASKVPVAPKQTQPPLKR; from the coding sequence ATGAAAGTTAATCTACATACCCCAATTGAAGAAGTCCAAATTCAAATCATTCCTTTAATTGATGTTGTTTTTTGTATACTGACGTTTTTTTTATTAGCAGCATTACAATTTACGCGGCAACAAGCAATAAATGTTGATTTGCCCAAAGCCAGCCCTAGTACAGTATCTGGAATAACATCACAGGGTGGAAGTTTGATTGTAACTATCGATGCCGTCGGCAATACTTACATAGAAAAACAGCCTGTAAAACGCGACGATTTGGGGGCGAGGTTAAAACAGTATCTCCAAGCAAACCCCAGTGCTGTTGTGGTGCTGAATGCTTCGCGGACAGCAACTTATAATGATGTGATTGAGACATTGGATTTGTTACGGCAAGTAGGAGGCGATCGCGTTTCTTTGGGAATTATTCCTGGCCCATCTCAACTACCCACAAACTCACTCAACCAGCCTAATATTCCCTCTTTCCCAATCAATCCTGGTACAGGAACAGTTCCAGGCATCAATCCTGAAGGCAATCTTAGCCCTAAATTTCCTTTAGCACCTAATTCTGTACCCTTACCTGGCCTAAGTCAGCCTCCAACTGGACAAGGTATCAGTCCTATCAATCCTGGTATTTCCAACCCACCAGCATCCAAAGTGCCTGTAGCACCCAAACAAACCCAACCTCCTCTGAAAAGATGA
- the psb29 gene encoding photosystem II biogenesis protein Psp29 produces MNNVRTVSDTKRTFYNLHTRPINTIYRRVVEELMVEMHLLSVNIDFSYNPIYALGVVTTFDRFMQGYQPERDRESIFNALCRAIEQDPQHYRQDAERLQAVAKGLPVKDLIGWLGQTTYLDRDADLQTQLQAIANNPNFKYSRLFAIGVFSLLEQSDPELVKDEKQLTEALKAIAAGLQVSEDKLNKDLELYRSNLDKMAQALVVMADMLSADRKKREQRKQQSATPVAPPSSNE; encoded by the coding sequence GTGAATAACGTCCGTACTGTCTCTGATACAAAACGAACTTTTTACAATCTTCACACCCGTCCGATTAACACTATTTATCGTCGGGTCGTAGAAGAATTGATGGTAGAAATGCATCTACTGTCAGTAAATATCGATTTTAGCTACAATCCAATTTATGCCTTGGGCGTCGTCACGACTTTTGACCGCTTCATGCAAGGCTATCAACCAGAACGAGATCGAGAATCGATTTTTAATGCCCTATGTCGGGCTATAGAACAAGATCCGCAACACTATCGACAGGATGCGGAAAGATTGCAAGCTGTAGCTAAAGGTTTGCCAGTTAAAGATTTAATTGGGTGGCTAGGCCAAACTACTTACTTAGATCGAGATGCTGACCTGCAAACACAACTGCAAGCGATCGCCAATAATCCTAACTTTAAATACAGCCGTTTGTTCGCAATTGGTGTATTTTCGTTATTGGAACAGTCAGATCCCGAATTAGTCAAAGACGAAAAGCAACTCACCGAGGCGTTAAAAGCGATCGCGGCTGGCTTGCAAGTATCTGAGGACAAACTCAACAAGGATTTGGAGTTATACCGTTCTAACCTAGACAAGATGGCGCAAGCCCTAGTGGTGATGGCAGATATGCTCTCAGCCGATCGCAAAAAACGCGAACAACGTAAACAACAATCAGCTACCCCCGTTGCTCCCCCAAGTTCAAACGAATAG